A single region of the Thioalkalivibrio nitratireducens DSM 14787 genome encodes:
- a CDS encoding ribonuclease Z: MKPQFQTHLVNGTTGDPVLYVDFLFQRRALLFDLGEIVALSPRQVLRVTDVFVSHTHMDHFIGFDTMLRLMLGRSKRLRLFGPPDFLDRVAHRLLGYTWNLVHNFAVELVIEAVERWPDGELRRARFRSSRAFAREEMPPATASDGVLLDEDDFRVRAVPLDHNGIVSLAFALEEKAHLNVWKNRLDELGLPTGPWLTELKRRVRRGDADDTALTIRWRDRHGEHQRIEPLGLLRREVLREVPGQTIAYVVDAVFHDANRRAIVQLARYADRFYVEAPFLNEAATRAATTGHLTAGQAGRLAREAGVKRLIPFHFSSRHTGQEALIEEQAMTAFAGGKA; encoded by the coding sequence ATGAAACCCCAGTTCCAGACCCACCTGGTCAACGGCACCACCGGTGATCCGGTGCTCTACGTCGACTTCCTGTTTCAGCGCCGTGCGCTGCTGTTCGACCTCGGCGAGATCGTGGCGTTGTCGCCGCGCCAGGTGCTGCGCGTCACCGATGTGTTCGTATCGCACACGCACATGGACCATTTCATCGGCTTCGACACGATGCTGCGGCTGATGCTGGGGCGTTCGAAGCGACTGCGGCTTTTCGGGCCGCCGGACTTCCTGGACCGGGTCGCGCACCGGCTGCTCGGCTACACCTGGAACCTGGTGCACAACTTTGCGGTGGAACTCGTGATCGAGGCGGTCGAACGGTGGCCGGACGGCGAGCTGCGCCGGGCCCGGTTCCGGTCTTCCCGCGCATTCGCCCGTGAGGAAATGCCTCCCGCAACGGCCTCGGACGGCGTACTGCTCGACGAGGACGACTTCCGGGTACGGGCTGTGCCACTGGATCATAACGGGATCGTCTCGCTGGCGTTCGCGCTGGAGGAAAAGGCGCACCTGAACGTCTGGAAGAACCGGCTGGACGAACTGGGGCTGCCGACCGGCCCATGGCTCACCGAACTGAAGCGGCGAGTACGCCGGGGCGACGCAGACGACACGGCGTTGACGATCCGCTGGCGTGACCGTCACGGGGAGCACCAGCGGATAGAGCCGTTGGGCCTGTTGCGCCGCGAGGTGCTGCGCGAGGTGCCGGGACAGACGATCGCCTATGTGGTCGACGCCGTTTTTCATGATGCCAACCGGCGCGCGATCGTGCAGCTCGCCCGTTACGCCGACCGGTTCTATGTCGAGGCCCCGTTTCTGAACGAGGCCGCCACACGTGCGGCGACGACCGGCCACCTGACGGCCGGGCAGGCCGGGCGACTGGCGCGCGAGGCGGGGGTGAAACGGCTGATCCCGTTTCACTTCTCGTCCCGGCATACCGGGCAGGAGGCTCTGATCGAGGAACAGGCGATGACCGCATTCGCCGGCGGAAAGGCTTGA
- a CDS encoding hemerythrin domain-containing protein: MIGIQAFLTDDHRSCDRAYTEMESALATGNRDGARSACDRFIADMKRHFQREEAVLFPRFETVTGMRDGPTRAMKMEHDQMRGLMDELAQAVANGDHRSGLGTAETLLMMIQQHNLKEEQVLYPMAGRALDNESAELIERMTGMGT, translated from the coding sequence ATGATTGGAATCCAGGCCTTTCTTACCGACGACCACCGTTCCTGCGACCGGGCGTACACGGAGATGGAGAGCGCACTCGCTACCGGCAACCGCGACGGGGCACGTTCCGCCTGCGATCGGTTCATCGCCGACATGAAACGCCATTTCCAGCGCGAGGAAGCGGTGCTGTTCCCCCGCTTCGAAACGGTGACCGGAATGCGCGACGGACCCACCCGCGCAATGAAGATGGAGCACGACCAGATGCGCGGCCTCATGGACGAACTCGCGCAGGCCGTCGCGAACGGTGATCACCGGTCCGGCCTCGGGACGGCCGAGACCCTGCTGATGATGATCCAACAGCACAACCTGAAGGAAGAGCAGGTGCTGTATCCGATGGCCGGGCGCGCACTCGACAACGAGTCGGCGGAACTCATCGAGCGGATGACCGGCATGGGAACCTGA
- a CDS encoding PD-(D/E)XK nuclease family protein, which yields MPVDRRLEHDAETWLLPVLAAGRQLLCVTPRRRGDEPVADHPLADRIRAVLGESGLTTVDVDRLLEDGTPHPWLPVPTEAIDYRPLPVPRRWWSLAGRPGIAVREVESYSSLQAFLNHPHQWVLEHVAALYPGRLADPVLGNRQKGVLLHRLVEWLFGAPDLDWRGADRTAVRRWIDRRLPELLEREGANLHLPGRQREAEELRWVAERALWTLLQHLHSSSATSVRIGESVLGSFSGGRFTGRIDLLAVDANGHEAVVDLKWSRAKARCEELRGDRQLQLAIYAQLRQQVSGRWPDEGYFVLNEARLLAQSARRFPDAVICDAPGTAGSPALWAAFEKTWHWRRGQLDAGRIEVNAPGTEPDDEGVPPVDGLPVASEPDRLDIYRALTGWPEGS from the coding sequence ATGCCAGTCGACCGGCGCCTCGAACACGACGCCGAGACCTGGCTTCTGCCGGTTCTGGCCGCGGGGCGCCAGTTGCTGTGCGTGACACCACGCCGCCGCGGTGATGAACCGGTGGCCGACCATCCCCTTGCCGATCGGATCCGGGCCGTACTGGGCGAGAGCGGCCTGACCACGGTGGACGTCGACCGTCTGCTCGAGGATGGGACGCCGCACCCCTGGCTCCCGGTGCCGACCGAGGCCATCGATTATCGGCCCCTGCCGGTGCCCCGGCGGTGGTGGTCGCTTGCCGGCCGGCCCGGCATTGCTGTCCGCGAGGTCGAGTCGTACTCGAGCCTGCAGGCCTTCTTAAACCATCCGCATCAGTGGGTGCTGGAACACGTCGCAGCGCTGTACCCCGGCCGTCTCGCGGACCCGGTGCTGGGTAATCGCCAGAAGGGCGTGTTGCTCCACCGCCTGGTCGAATGGCTGTTCGGGGCACCGGATCTCGATTGGCGGGGCGCCGACCGCACCGCCGTGCGCCGGTGGATCGACCGCCGCTTGCCGGAATTGCTGGAGCGGGAGGGCGCAAACCTGCATCTGCCCGGCAGGCAACGCGAGGCGGAGGAACTGCGCTGGGTCGCCGAACGAGCGCTGTGGACCCTGCTGCAACACCTGCACAGCAGTTCGGCCACAAGCGTGCGTATAGGGGAATCGGTGCTAGGGAGCTTCAGTGGCGGCCGTTTTACCGGCAGGATCGATCTGCTGGCGGTGGATGCCAATGGGCACGAGGCAGTCGTGGACCTGAAGTGGAGTCGTGCCAAGGCGCGCTGCGAGGAACTCCGCGGCGACCGGCAGCTGCAACTCGCGATCTATGCACAGCTTCGCCAACAGGTCAGCGGCCGGTGGCCCGACGAGGGCTACTTCGTACTGAACGAGGCACGGCTGCTTGCCCAGAGCGCCCGCCGTTTCCCCGACGCGGTGATCTGCGATGCGCCCGGTACCGCGGGCAGCCCGGCCCTGTGGGCGGCATTCGAGAAAACCTGGCACTGGCGTCGGGGGCAACTCGACGCGGGCCGGATCGAGGTCAATGCGCCCGGTACCGAGCCCGACGACGAGGGCGTACCGCCGGTGGATGGACTTCCGGTCGCTTCCGAGCCAGACCGGCTCGACATTTACCGGGCCCTGACGGGCTGGCCAGAAGGGAGCTGA
- a CDS encoding ATP-binding protein, with amino-acid sequence MDRLIHHAHVIELSGESYRKKTHKRDTDEDHPSPTGQSN; translated from the coding sequence ATCGACCGGCTAATCCATCACGCCCACGTCATCGAACTCAGCGGCGAGAGCTACCGGAAGAAGACCCACAAGCGAGACACTGACGAAGATCATCCATCACCGACCGGCCAAAGTAATTGA
- a CDS encoding fumarate reductase cytochrome b subunit has translation MGKTGELSIGAALTGRRETGRWPAWMDFMQSASGLFLALFLWVHLFAEASILLGKDAMYRVTIFFEGYYFLGDTYPIIITLFSAFILAIVLLHAVLAVRKFPNSYRQYRVLRDHIKVMRHEDTTLWWVQVYTGFVLFFLVSVHLYTMLSQPANIGPYASSDRVVGEWMWPLYLLLLITAVVHAAVGMYRVGVKWGWLPARDPGLGRRRLKWATRGFIVFFILLGLASLSTYIRIGLDEREPGERYVPTWQRDLPAAHGSREVLP, from the coding sequence ATGGGCAAGACGGGTGAACTGTCGATCGGGGCGGCCCTCACCGGTCGGCGCGAAACGGGACGCTGGCCGGCGTGGATGGATTTCATGCAGAGTGCATCAGGGCTGTTCCTGGCGCTGTTCTTGTGGGTGCACCTGTTCGCGGAGGCCTCGATCCTGCTCGGCAAGGACGCGATGTACCGGGTCACGATCTTCTTCGAGGGTTACTACTTCCTCGGTGACACCTACCCGATCATCATCACGCTGTTCTCGGCCTTCATCCTCGCGATCGTGCTGCTGCACGCGGTGCTCGCGGTGCGCAAGTTCCCGAACAGCTACCGGCAGTACCGCGTGCTGCGCGACCACATCAAGGTGATGCGTCACGAGGACACGACGCTCTGGTGGGTGCAGGTCTACACCGGGTTCGTGCTGTTCTTCCTGGTGTCGGTGCACCTCTACACGATGCTGTCGCAACCCGCGAACATCGGCCCGTACGCCTCGTCGGACCGGGTGGTCGGCGAGTGGATGTGGCCGCTGTACCTGCTGTTGCTGATCACCGCCGTCGTGCACGCGGCGGTCGGCATGTACCGCGTCGGCGTTAAATGGGGGTGGCTCCCCGCGCGTGATCCGGGTCTCGGGCGGCGGCGGCTGAAGTGGGCGACGCGCGGCTTCATCGTGTTCTTCATCCTGCTCGGTCTCGCTTCTCTGAGCACCTACATCCGGATCGGCCTCGACGAGCGCGAACCCGGTGAGCGCTACGTACCCACCTGGCAGCGCGACCTGCCGGCTGCCCACGGATCCCGGGAGGTACTGCCATGA
- a CDS encoding UvrD-helicase domain-containing protein has protein sequence MNIRFISAGAGSGKTHRLTELLGELLTQGRVRPGGVIATTFTRKAAGDLVQRVRQRLHAEGRHRDAMCIAQGRIGTVNSVCGELLSRYAFEAGLSPRVQVMDETDAPVLFAQALDQVAGPAQIRALNRLGWRLGQDDWRETVRDLAELARANGLAPGELAVHAERSIAGLLGHFPAPEAGTPDQDLLQAVTESLRSLSAEGDATQKTRHEVVYL, from the coding sequence ATGAACATCCGCTTCATCAGCGCCGGGGCGGGAAGCGGCAAGACCCACCGGCTGACCGAACTGCTGGGCGAACTGCTTACGCAGGGCCGGGTGCGGCCGGGGGGCGTGATCGCGACCACCTTCACCCGCAAGGCTGCAGGCGACCTGGTGCAACGGGTACGCCAGCGTTTGCACGCCGAGGGGCGCCACCGCGACGCGATGTGCATCGCCCAGGGCCGGATCGGCACCGTCAACAGCGTGTGTGGGGAACTGCTGTCGCGCTATGCGTTCGAGGCCGGGCTGTCACCTCGGGTGCAGGTGATGGACGAAACCGACGCCCCCGTGCTGTTCGCGCAGGCGCTCGACCAGGTGGCCGGCCCGGCACAGATCCGGGCACTGAACCGGCTGGGATGGCGCCTGGGTCAGGACGACTGGCGCGAGACGGTGCGGGATTTGGCCGAACTGGCCCGTGCCAACGGTCTCGCGCCTGGCGAACTGGCCGTGCACGCGGAACGCAGCATCGCGGGTCTGCTCGGCCACTTTCCCGCGCCCGAGGCCGGCACCCCCGACCAGGATCTGCTGCAAGCTGTGACGGAGTCGCTTCGGAGCCTGTCCGCCGAGGGGGACGCCACGCAGAAGACCCGCCATGAAGTGGTCTACTTGTAG
- a CDS encoding Crp/Fnr family transcriptional regulator, translated as MSAEDPLQQVHLFEPLDDAQLARMRESMREFHLAPGDTLFTQGDPARYFFLICVGSVKLFLLSREGEEKVIDVLHAGAMFAEAVMFMEHQSYPVSAGALSETRLLAFDNEAFLGLLRESPELTLQLLGTMSRRLHQMVREIDELSLHNANYRFITYLLQQERTGPDRVDLNVPKQVIASRLSMKPETLSRTLSKLREKGLIRVEGDTITFLDEPGMRRLLER; from the coding sequence ATGTCCGCCGAAGACCCGCTTCAACAGGTGCACCTGTTCGAACCTTTGGACGATGCACAACTGGCCCGGATGCGCGAATCGATGCGCGAATTCCACCTTGCACCGGGGGACACACTGTTTACGCAGGGCGACCCCGCGCGCTACTTCTTCTTGATCTGCGTCGGCTCGGTAAAACTGTTTCTGCTGTCCCGCGAGGGCGAGGAGAAGGTGATCGACGTGCTGCACGCGGGTGCGATGTTCGCCGAGGCGGTGATGTTCATGGAGCACCAGAGCTACCCGGTCAGCGCAGGCGCCCTAAGCGAGACCCGGCTGCTGGCGTTCGACAACGAGGCGTTCCTGGGGCTATTGCGGGAATCCCCGGAGCTAACCCTGCAACTGCTGGGGACGATGAGCCGGCGCCTGCACCAGATGGTGCGGGAGATCGACGAACTGAGCCTGCACAACGCGAACTACCGGTTCATCACCTACCTCCTGCAACAGGAACGCACCGGCCCCGATCGGGTCGACCTGAACGTTCCCAAGCAGGTCATCGCGTCGCGCCTGTCGATGAAGCCCGAAACGCTGTCGCGGACCCTGTCGAAGCTCCGCGAAAAGGGGCTGATCCGGGTCGAGGGGGATACCATCACTTTCCTCGACGAGCCGGGAATGCGCCGCCTGCTGGAACGCTGA
- a CDS encoding fumarate reductase flavoprotein subunit — MKVVYTDVLVIGGGLAGLRTAVGVRRRGRDVLVLSLVPAKRSHSAAAQGGMQASLGSSAMGAGDNEDVHFEDTVRGSDWGADQRVVRMFVNTAPKAIRELAAWGVPWNRVARGSRESVVNAERITITESNEAHGLITARDFGGTKKWRTCYTADGTGHTMLYALGDQTIAHGIPVLERQEALALIHDAGRCHGAVVRDLITGELTAYVATATVIASGGYGRIYRVSTNAIICEGTGVALALETGVAPLGNMEAVQFHPTAIITAGILTTEGCRGDGGVLRDVDGHRFMPDYEPEKKELASRDVVSRRMTEHMRKGKGVPSRYGEHLWLDITNLGRAHIEKNLREVKDICEYFLGIDPVEQWIPVRPTQHYSMGGIRTDHTGQSQGLKGLFACGESACWDMHGFNRLGGNSVAETVVSGMIVSEFVADFCETEGGAGLSVALVREFLQREQARLDRLLHGGGSESANELRTRMEQVMMDRVGIFRTGEELERAVRELQELLLRSRNIGVRSRVRGANPELVAAYRVQKMLKVALCVAQGASLRTESRGAHFREDYPQRNDRDWLKRTLATWPSEDDTLPTIGYEEIDVTTMELPPGFRGYGARNHIEHPDTGARVAEVERILDTMPEADRFARQSALMEYESLLPEKYRGRNERLTERLR; from the coding sequence ATGAAGGTCGTGTACACCGACGTACTGGTGATCGGCGGCGGTCTCGCCGGCCTGCGCACCGCGGTCGGCGTGCGCCGGCGCGGGCGGGACGTGCTGGTGCTGAGCCTGGTTCCCGCCAAGCGCTCGCACTCGGCAGCGGCGCAGGGCGGGATGCAGGCCAGCCTCGGCAGCAGCGCCATGGGCGCCGGCGACAACGAAGACGTGCACTTCGAGGATACCGTCCGCGGTTCGGACTGGGGCGCGGACCAGCGCGTGGTGCGCATGTTCGTGAACACCGCGCCGAAGGCGATCCGGGAACTGGCGGCCTGGGGTGTGCCCTGGAACCGGGTCGCGCGCGGCAGCCGCGAATCGGTGGTCAATGCGGAAAGGATCACGATCACCGAGTCGAACGAGGCGCACGGGCTGATCACCGCGCGCGATTTCGGCGGCACCAAGAAATGGCGCACCTGCTATACCGCCGACGGCACCGGCCACACGATGCTGTACGCGCTCGGTGACCAGACCATCGCGCACGGGATCCCAGTGCTCGAGCGCCAGGAGGCGCTGGCGCTGATCCACGACGCGGGCCGCTGCCACGGCGCGGTGGTGCGCGACCTGATCACCGGCGAACTGACGGCCTACGTCGCGACCGCCACGGTGATCGCGAGCGGCGGCTACGGGCGCATCTACCGGGTATCCACCAACGCGATCATCTGCGAGGGCACCGGCGTCGCGCTGGCGTTGGAGACGGGCGTGGCGCCGCTCGGCAACATGGAGGCGGTGCAGTTCCACCCGACCGCGATCATCACCGCCGGCATTCTGACGACCGAGGGCTGCCGGGGCGACGGCGGTGTGCTGCGCGACGTCGACGGCCACCGCTTCATGCCCGACTACGAGCCGGAGAAGAAGGAACTCGCCTCGCGCGACGTGGTGTCGCGGCGCATGACCGAGCACATGCGCAAGGGCAAGGGCGTGCCGTCGCGCTACGGCGAGCACCTGTGGCTGGACATCACCAACCTCGGCCGCGCGCACATCGAGAAGAACCTGCGCGAGGTCAAGGATATCTGCGAATACTTCCTCGGCATCGACCCGGTCGAGCAGTGGATTCCGGTGCGCCCGACTCAGCATTACTCAATGGGCGGCATCCGCACCGACCACACCGGCCAGAGCCAGGGACTGAAGGGTCTGTTCGCCTGTGGCGAGTCGGCCTGCTGGGACATGCACGGCTTCAACCGGCTCGGCGGCAACTCGGTCGCCGAGACCGTCGTTTCCGGAATGATCGTGTCCGAGTTCGTCGCCGACTTCTGTGAAACCGAAGGCGGCGCCGGCCTTTCGGTCGCACTTGTGCGCGAATTTCTGCAGCGCGAGCAGGCTCGGCTCGATCGACTGTTGCACGGCGGCGGCAGCGAGAGCGCGAACGAACTGCGCACCCGGATGGAGCAGGTGATGATGGACCGCGTGGGCATTTTCCGCACCGGCGAGGAACTGGAACGGGCGGTCCGCGAACTACAGGAGCTGCTACTGCGCAGCCGCAACATCGGCGTGCGTTCGCGGGTCCGGGGTGCGAACCCGGAACTCGTCGCCGCCTACCGGGTGCAGAAGATGCTGAAGGTCGCACTCTGTGTCGCCCAGGGGGCGAGCCTGCGTACCGAGAGCCGCGGCGCGCACTTCCGGGAGGATTACCCGCAGCGCAACGACCGCGACTGGCTGAAGCGCACGCTGGCGACCTGGCCATCCGAAGACGACACTCTGCCGACGATCGGCTACGAGGAGATCGACGTGACGACGATGGAACTGCCGCCCGGCTTTCGCGGCTATGGCGCGCGCAACCACATCGAACATCCCGATACCGGGGCACGCGTGGCCGAGGTCGAACGGATCCTCGACACGATGCCGGAAGCCGACCGCTTCGCGCGCCAGTCGGCGTTGATGGAATACGAGTCGCTGCTGCCCGAGAAATACCGCGGGCGCAACGAACGTCTGACGGAGCGGCTGCGATGA
- a CDS encoding IS4 family transposase has protein sequence MWEQSQIKRTLSAPANLARVQALIREAPELHRTALADQICTTWGFFDARGRPQRAGCLKALRALERAGRITLPPACSSPGRGGQGRRLGVAVPAPQGVGREVTELEGLALVRVDTAEHRALWNELMAREHPRGMGPLVGAQLRYLVGSAQGWLGALGFAASALQLAARDAWIGWDPALRERHRHRVVGLNRFLLRPGVSCRNLASWTLGRALRRLGADFEACHGYRPWLVETFIEPPHTGVSLRASNWRFVGETGGRGRQDRGHAAAETRKAIYLYELEPDWRARLGVGPAPARGDTPLEPAEGLDAQQWAEHEFGGAPLGDQRLTKRLVDSARRQGEDPLRAFTAVARDDWAAVKGYYRLIDQPADSEVTAEHILAPHRARTQRRMQAQATVLCLQDGTDLNFTTRPQTRGIGVIGRNQTGAESLGLHLHSTLAVNADGLPLGVLKAQFEAPQLRGDEEPSQEEKKSFRWIAGLRDTAALAATLPNTRVVSVADREADAFELYAEQQRHPEVELVVRAQHNRRLADGRRLFDVARATASRGSVELQVDGQSLRTKTSKRPARLGRAARTAELELRYTPVTLRGTPAGADPPVTLELTVVHALERDPPKGEKPLEWFVLTTLTVTSAEQAAEILRWYRLRWRIEDWHRVLKSGCKIDELGHHSVERLERAIAIRLVIAWRVMLMTLLGREAPELPPELLFSDVELRVLGDYAQSRRRPRPTSLQEAVREVAILGGYTNRNHDPPPGHQLMWHGYAKLTTMSFAYALRDEIG, from the coding sequence ATGTGGGAGCAGAGCCAGATCAAGCGCACGTTGAGCGCGCCGGCGAACCTGGCTCGGGTGCAGGCGCTGATCCGGGAAGCGCCGGAACTGCACCGCACCGCGCTGGCGGATCAGATCTGTACCACCTGGGGCTTCTTCGATGCGCGTGGGCGGCCGCAGCGGGCGGGCTGCTTGAAGGCGCTGCGGGCGCTGGAGCGCGCGGGCCGGATTACGCTGCCGCCTGCGTGCAGCAGCCCGGGGCGCGGGGGCCAGGGCCGGCGCCTGGGGGTGGCGGTGCCGGCACCCCAGGGAGTGGGCCGCGAGGTCACCGAGCTGGAGGGCCTGGCGCTGGTACGGGTGGACACGGCCGAGCACCGGGCGCTCTGGAATGAGCTGATGGCGCGCGAGCACCCGCGCGGCATGGGGCCGCTGGTGGGCGCGCAGCTGCGGTATCTGGTGGGTTCGGCGCAGGGCTGGCTGGGGGCGCTGGGGTTTGCGGCGTCGGCGTTGCAGTTGGCCGCACGCGATGCCTGGATCGGCTGGGATCCGGCGCTGCGGGAACGCCACCGACACCGTGTGGTGGGACTGAACCGGTTCCTGTTGCGTCCGGGCGTTTCCTGCCGGAACCTCGCGTCGTGGACGCTGGGTCGGGCGTTGCGGCGGCTGGGGGCTGACTTCGAGGCCTGCCATGGGTATCGTCCCTGGCTGGTGGAGACCTTCATCGAGCCTCCGCACACCGGGGTCAGCCTGCGGGCGTCGAACTGGCGTTTTGTGGGCGAGACCGGCGGGCGGGGGCGCCAGGACCGGGGCCACGCCGCGGCCGAGACCCGCAAGGCGATCTATCTCTATGAACTCGAACCCGATTGGCGCGCACGCTTGGGGGTGGGTCCGGCACCGGCACGGGGCGACACACCGCTGGAACCCGCCGAGGGTCTGGATGCGCAGCAGTGGGCTGAACACGAGTTCGGGGGTGCGCCCTTGGGGGACCAGCGATTGACGAAACGGCTGGTGGACAGCGCCCGGCGCCAGGGGGAGGATCCGCTGCGCGCCTTTACCGCGGTGGCCCGCGACGACTGGGCGGCGGTGAAGGGCTACTACCGGCTGATCGACCAGCCGGCCGATTCCGAGGTCACTGCGGAGCACATCCTGGCGCCACATCGCGCGCGCACGCAGCGCCGGATGCAGGCGCAGGCGACGGTGCTGTGCCTGCAGGATGGCACCGATCTGAACTTCACCACCCGCCCGCAGACGCGCGGCATCGGCGTCATTGGCCGTAACCAGACCGGTGCCGAGAGTCTGGGACTGCATCTGCACTCGACGCTTGCGGTCAACGCCGACGGGCTGCCGCTGGGCGTGCTCAAGGCGCAGTTCGAGGCGCCGCAGCTGCGGGGCGACGAGGAACCGTCGCAGGAAGAGAAAAAGAGCTTTCGCTGGATCGCCGGTCTGCGCGATACAGCCGCACTGGCGGCGACCCTCCCCAACACCCGGGTGGTCAGTGTCGCCGATCGGGAGGCGGATGCGTTCGAGCTCTATGCCGAGCAGCAGCGCCATCCCGAGGTGGAACTGGTGGTCCGTGCCCAGCACAACCGCCGGCTCGCCGACGGGCGGCGCCTGTTCGACGTCGCTCGGGCGACGGCGAGCCGCGGGTCGGTCGAACTCCAGGTCGACGGGCAGAGCCTGCGCACCAAGACCAGCAAGCGCCCCGCCCGCCTGGGTCGGGCGGCACGGACCGCGGAACTGGAACTGCGCTACACCCCGGTCACGCTCCGTGGCACACCCGCCGGTGCCGATCCGCCCGTGACGCTGGAACTGACCGTGGTGCATGCGCTGGAACGGGATCCGCCGAAAGGGGAAAAGCCGCTCGAGTGGTTCGTGCTCACCACACTGACCGTCACCTCGGCCGAACAGGCCGCCGAGATTCTGCGCTGGTACCGCCTGCGCTGGCGCATCGAGGACTGGCACCGGGTGCTGAAATCGGGTTGCAAGATCGACGAGCTCGGCCACCACAGCGTCGAGCGCCTGGAACGCGCCATCGCGATCCGGCTGGTCATCGCCTGGCGGGTGATGCTGATGACCCTGCTGGGCCGCGAGGCCCCGGAACTGCCGCCGGAGCTGCTGTTCTCGGACGTCGAACTGCGGGTGCTCGGTGACTACGCCCAGTCCCGGCGCCGACCCCGCCCCACCAGTCTCCAGGAAGCGGTTCGCGAAGTCGCCATCCTGGGCGGCTACACCAACCGCAATCACGATCCACCGCCCGGACACCAACTGATGTGGCACGGCTACGCCAAACTCACCACCATGTCCTTCGCCTACGCTTTACGAGATGAAATCGGATGA
- the rtcA gene encoding RNA 3'-terminal phosphate cyclase: MIRIDGTMGEGGGQVLRTALSLSVLTGKGIHLVRIRARRDRPGLAFQHRMAVHAVGQISGARMEGVRVGSVELRFEPGPIIPGEYRFDIGTAGAASLVLQTVLLPLAVAEKASRITVTGGTHVPFSPCYHYLDWHWRVLMTRIGVPFALEMPMAGFYPPGGGVLHAQIGGGARVVAAHWLDRGPLVRIRGLSAVALLPDEIAERQRVRALGGLRAQRCPVEIEAQRLPAQSPGTVLVLLAEFERSQACFFALGARGKRAERVADEAVEGLRRFLATDGAVDPWAADQLLLPLALASQPSAVRTAEVTRHLLTQAELIPRLLPVRIEVDGRLGEPGTVRVCP; the protein is encoded by the coding sequence ATGATCAGGATCGACGGTACGATGGGGGAGGGCGGTGGGCAGGTGCTGCGCACTGCGCTGTCGCTGTCGGTCCTGACCGGCAAGGGGATTCACCTGGTTCGTATTCGCGCGCGGCGCGACCGACCGGGGCTGGCCTTTCAGCATCGCATGGCGGTGCACGCCGTAGGCCAGATCAGCGGCGCCCGTATGGAGGGCGTGCGCGTGGGATCGGTAGAGCTCCGGTTCGAACCCGGCCCAATCATCCCCGGAGAGTACCGTTTCGATATCGGTACCGCGGGTGCTGCCAGCCTGGTGCTGCAGACCGTGCTGCTTCCGCTCGCGGTTGCTGAAAAGGCCTCGCGCATCACCGTGACCGGCGGTACTCATGTGCCGTTCAGCCCCTGTTACCATTACCTGGACTGGCATTGGCGGGTGCTGATGACGCGCATCGGTGTGCCGTTTGCTCTCGAGATGCCGATGGCCGGGTTCTATCCGCCCGGAGGTGGCGTGTTGCACGCTCAGATCGGCGGCGGTGCCCGGGTCGTTGCGGCGCACTGGCTGGACCGCGGGCCTCTGGTTCGGATCCGCGGACTGTCCGCGGTGGCGCTGCTTCCGGACGAGATCGCCGAGCGCCAGCGCGTGCGGGCGCTCGGCGGACTCCGGGCCCAGCGCTGCCCGGTCGAGATCGAGGCGCAGCGGCTGCCTGCGCAGTCGCCGGGCACGGTGCTGGTGCTGTTGGCGGAGTTCGAACGGTCTCAGGCCTGCTTCTTTGCGCTCGGCGCACGTGGCAAGCGGGCCGAGCGGGTTGCCGATGAGGCCGTGGAAGGGCTGCGGCGGTTCCTGGCGACCGATGGTGCAGTGGACCCATGGGCCGCGGATCAGTTGCTGCTGCCGCTGGCTCTGGCTTCGCAGCCTTCGGCGGTGCGGACCGCCGAGGTGACCCGGCACCTGCTGACGCAGGCGGAGCTGATCCCGCGGCTGCTGCCGGTCCGGATCGAGGTCGACGGCCGGCTCGGTGAGCCGGGGACCGTTCGGGTCTGTCCCTGA
- a CDS encoding DUF2249 domain-containing protein — protein sequence MEIRLDVRDLPPPEPMQQVLDRLPELAPGDLLRMLHRRDPYPLYPILKDMGFAHTVRHRLEVPFEILIWRADGPVPDAVRNEQPGAGS from the coding sequence GTGGAGATCCGCCTCGATGTTCGCGACCTGCCGCCTCCGGAGCCGATGCAGCAGGTGCTGGACCGGCTCCCCGAACTTGCACCGGGCGACCTGCTGCGCATGCTGCACCGTCGCGATCCCTATCCGCTCTATCCGATCCTGAAGGACATGGGCTTCGCCCACACGGTGCGCCATAGGCTGGAGGTGCCGTTCGAGATCCTGATCTGGCGAGCCGATGGACCGGTCCCAGACGCGGTCCGGAATGAACAGCCCGGCGCTGGCTCTTGA